The following is a genomic window from Collimonas fungivorans Ter331.
TTTCCCGGCAATAAATAGCGCCGGGGCGCGGCTGGACGGTTGTATGCCGTTACCCAATGCTAGAATGCTGGGCTATTTTCAAACTATTACCTGGAGCAACTCGTGTCAATTATTTCCAGCGCATACGCGCAAACTGCACCTGCGGCTACTGCCGCTGCCGGCCCATTTGGCCTGAGCGGCAACCTGACCAGCTTTCTGCCTATCATCCTGATGTTCGTGGTGTTGTACTTCCTGATGATCCGTCCGCAAATGAAGCGTCAGAAAGAACAGAAATCCATGATGGAAGCGCTGGCCAAGGGCGATGAAGTCGTGACAGCCGGCGGCATGCTGGGCAAGATCACCAAGGTCACCGACGGCTACATCACCCTGGAAATCGCCAGCGGCACTGAAGTCGTGGTGCAAAAGGGTTCGGTCACCACATTGCTGCCGAAGGGCACAATCAAGACGGCACTGTAATCCAGGCGCCAGACTGATGGAACGAGAGCATCCGGATGGGTGCTCTCTTCAAATGTAAAGTCCGGAATAAAAACAGCCTGGCGGCGCAATGCCACAAGCGCAGCACGGCAAGACATTGCACGCAGGCATCTCGGCTGCATAACCAGGCAAGAGACTCCCTCTGAGACTCACACAGAACGCTGAATCAATATGAATCGCTATCCTCTCTGGAAATATATCCTGATCGTCATCGCGCTGCTGTTCGGCGTGCTGTACACCATACCGAATCTGTTTGGCGAATCGCCCGCGGTACAGGTGAGCAGCGGCAAATCGACCTTGAAGATCGACAGCTCGCTGGCTGACCGGGTGTCGCAAGTGCTACAGCAAGGCAATTTGCTGACCGACAGCGTCACGTTCGAGAACGCCGGCGCCCAAGGCACGGTGCGCGCCCGTTTCCACGATACCGACACCCAGTTCAAGGCCAAGGCTTTGCTGGAACAGACACTGAATACCGATCCGACCGATCCGGTCTATGTGGTGGCCTTCAACCTGGTGCCGAATACGCCGCACTGGCTGCAAGCCATCCACGCATTCCCGATGTACCTGGGGCTCGACTTGCGCGGCGGCGTGCACTTCCTGATGCAAGTCGACACCAAGGCGGTAATCAA
Proteins encoded in this region:
- the yajC gene encoding preprotein translocase subunit YajC; this encodes MSIISSAYAQTAPAATAAAGPFGLSGNLTSFLPIILMFVVLYFLMIRPQMKRQKEQKSMMEALAKGDEVVTAGGMLGKITKVTDGYITLEIASGTEVVVQKGSVTTLLPKGTIKTAL